A genomic window from Nocardioides jiangxiensis includes:
- a CDS encoding lysophospholipid acyltransferase family protein, translated as MSMTNAEAHRIAREEGVSGPFYFVVKTVVGLVFRLLCGFTVRGKENVPKTGPIVIVPNHKSFWDPFFVALVLRRPVHFMGKAEYAEGRWAKYFLALGYFPVRRGESDAEALETARAILARGDALALFPEGTRVRGDDLGAPKRGAARLAIEAGAPLVPATITGTEKRRWPLPRKVTLTFGEPVSVADLEATPEDAATAIGRAWPQVSEEYTRWQNRPGAIAAAAAAVGLGAWAIRRRMR; from the coding sequence ATGTCGATGACGAACGCCGAAGCCCACCGGATCGCACGCGAAGAGGGCGTGAGCGGACCGTTCTACTTCGTGGTGAAGACCGTGGTGGGACTGGTCTTCCGGCTGCTGTGCGGCTTCACGGTCCGGGGCAAGGAGAACGTCCCGAAGACGGGCCCGATCGTCATCGTGCCCAACCACAAGAGCTTCTGGGACCCGTTCTTCGTCGCGCTCGTCCTGCGGCGTCCGGTGCACTTCATGGGCAAGGCGGAGTACGCCGAGGGCCGGTGGGCGAAGTACTTCCTCGCCCTCGGCTACTTCCCCGTGCGCCGGGGCGAGTCCGACGCCGAGGCGCTGGAGACCGCGCGCGCGATCCTGGCCCGTGGTGACGCGCTCGCGCTGTTCCCCGAGGGCACCCGCGTGCGGGGTGACGACCTCGGCGCCCCGAAGCGCGGCGCGGCCCGCCTCGCGATCGAGGCCGGTGCACCGTTGGTGCCGGCGACCATCACCGGCACCGAGAAGCGGAGGTGGCCCCTGCCGCGCAAGGTGACCCTGACCTTCGGCGAGCCGGTCTCCGTGGCTGACCTCGAGGCGACCCCCGAGGACGCCGCCACGGCGATCGGACGCGCGTGGCCGCAGGTGTCCGAGGAGTACACCCGCTGGCAGAACCGTCCGGGTGCGATCGCCGCCGCGGCCGCGGCCGTGGGCCTCGGCGCGTGGGCGATCCGTCGCCGCATGCGCTGA
- a CDS encoding DoxX family protein — protein sequence MSSPDASTSLTRTLARLLLGAFLTFAGIGHLTFLRTEFRAQVPSWFPVDADLVVLASGAVEIGLGSALLLWARRRVGVGFVVAAFFVAVFPGNIAQYLEHTDAFGLDTDGKRLARLFGQPVLVAWALWSTGALRDRVRR from the coding sequence ATGAGTTCGCCGGACGCGTCGACCTCCCTCACGCGCACCCTCGCCCGCCTGCTCCTGGGAGCGTTCCTCACCTTCGCGGGGATCGGGCACCTGACCTTCCTCCGCACCGAGTTCCGGGCCCAGGTGCCGTCGTGGTTCCCGGTCGACGCCGACCTCGTGGTGCTCGCCTCCGGAGCCGTCGAGATCGGCCTCGGGTCGGCGTTGCTCCTGTGGGCCCGGCGCCGCGTGGGGGTCGGGTTCGTCGTCGCTGCCTTCTTCGTCGCGGTCTTCCCGGGCAACATCGCCCAGTACCTGGAACACACGGACGCCTTCGGGCTCGACACCGACGGCAAGCGCCTCGCCCGGCTCTTCGGCCAGCCGGTGCTCGTGGCCTGGGCGTTGTGGTCGACGGGAGCACTCCGGGACCGCGTCCGCCGCTGA
- a CDS encoding DUF2231 domain-containing protein gives MFNLINGLPVHPLVVHAVVVLLPLAILGTIALVVRPAWRDTHGLLLVGTAAVATLLIPVATSSGEALEKHVGDPGRHAALGDQLIWFAIPLLVLDVALVVLHRRGTTGAALLRSIAALAVVAALAAGVQVYRVGDSGARAAWGDQVSASVPASDSGD, from the coding sequence ATGTTCAACCTCATCAACGGCCTGCCCGTGCACCCGCTCGTCGTCCACGCCGTCGTCGTCCTGCTCCCGCTGGCGATCCTCGGCACCATCGCACTGGTGGTCCGTCCCGCCTGGCGTGACACCCACGGCCTGCTGCTGGTCGGGACGGCTGCCGTCGCGACCCTGCTCATCCCCGTGGCGACCTCCAGCGGTGAGGCGCTGGAGAAGCACGTCGGCGACCCGGGCCGCCACGCGGCCCTCGGTGACCAGCTCATCTGGTTCGCGATCCCGCTCCTCGTGCTGGACGTCGCCCTCGTCGTCCTGCACCGTCGCGGTACGACGGGCGCGGCGCTGCTGCGTTCGATCGCTGCGCTGGCCGTCGTGGCGGCGCTCGCCGCCGGTGTGCAGGTCTACCGCGTCGGCGACTCGGGCGCACGTGCCGCGTGGGGCGACCAGGTCAGCGCCAGCGTCCCGGCCTCCGACTCCGGCGACTGA
- a CDS encoding ABC transporter permease, with protein MTVWFALGLLVVAAATAAVARTFRIPIGWQPVVALARAALQLTIIALLLKGVLSAPATAAAFIALMLLTASTVAGGRIRAVPHGRRHAATGVVVGAGVALGTALALHLVPLDARHVIALSSIVIGNAMSASTLAGRRFAQDAAARRGEVEGWLALGATPRRAYDDILRAAVAESLLPNLDQTRATGLVTLPGAFVGALFAGAPPAEAARFQLVVLASIGLAMLVTALVVTLQAARSPHVFVE; from the coding sequence GTGACCGTCTGGTTCGCGCTCGGACTGCTGGTGGTCGCCGCGGCCACCGCGGCCGTGGCGCGCACCTTCCGGATCCCGATCGGGTGGCAACCGGTCGTGGCCCTGGCCCGGGCCGCGCTGCAGCTCACGATCATCGCGCTGCTGCTGAAGGGCGTGCTGTCGGCACCCGCGACAGCCGCGGCGTTCATCGCCCTGATGCTGCTCACCGCGTCGACGGTCGCGGGCGGTCGGATCCGGGCCGTTCCCCACGGCCGGCGCCATGCAGCGACCGGTGTCGTCGTCGGTGCCGGCGTCGCGCTCGGCACCGCCCTCGCGCTGCACCTGGTTCCCCTCGACGCCCGCCACGTGATCGCCCTGAGCAGCATCGTCATCGGCAACGCGATGAGCGCCTCCACGCTGGCGGGGCGGCGCTTCGCGCAGGACGCGGCCGCGCGGAGGGGCGAGGTGGAGGGCTGGCTCGCCCTGGGGGCCACCCCTCGCCGGGCGTACGACGACATCCTCCGCGCCGCGGTGGCCGAGTCGCTGCTGCCCAACCTCGACCAGACCCGCGCCACCGGCCTCGTCACGCTGCCGGGCGCGTTCGTGGGTGCGCTCTTCGCCGGAGCCCCGCCGGCGGAGGCGGCCCGGTTCCAGCTGGTCGTGCTCGCGTCGATCGGACTGGCGATGCTCGTGACCGCACTCGTGGTCACGCTCCAGGCCGCCCGCAGCCCCCACGTCTTCGTGGAGTGA
- a CDS encoding Dabb family protein, producing the protein MIGHVVMWSLKDPADAPAFKAALDRCVDLVEGMLDFQVGIRSDGLEASADVVLVSRFTDEAALAAYQEHPVHKEVAATIGPLRSERHVVDYTYDA; encoded by the coding sequence ATGATCGGCCACGTCGTGATGTGGAGCCTCAAGGACCCCGCTGACGCACCCGCCTTCAAGGCCGCGCTCGACCGCTGCGTCGACCTGGTCGAGGGCATGCTCGACTTCCAGGTCGGCATCCGGTCGGACGGCCTGGAGGCCTCCGCCGACGTCGTGCTGGTCTCGCGGTTCACGGACGAGGCGGCACTGGCGGCGTACCAGGAGCACCCGGTGCACAAGGAGGTCGCGGCGACCATCGGTCCGCTGCGCTCGGAGCGCCACGTCGTCGACTACACCTACGACGCCTGA
- a CDS encoding response regulator transcription factor, with protein MAHLMVVEDDEAIRRALTRGLTGLGHVVAPVATGAEAIAAIAASPVDVVILDLGLPDMDGTSVLGVVRALGETPVIVATARDQDSDIVRLLDAGADDYLVKPFSVAQIDARIRAVLRRTSAGAEAVPALAVGELRLDPRSREATLAGRPLELSRLEFDLLHLLMQRAGEVVSKPTLLAEVWRQPWGGADRTVDVHLSWLRRKLGETAAEPRYLVSVRGVGVKLVDPGQPS; from the coding sequence GTGGCCCACCTGATGGTCGTCGAGGACGACGAAGCGATCCGGCGCGCGCTCACCCGCGGCCTGACCGGGCTCGGGCACGTCGTCGCCCCGGTCGCCACGGGTGCGGAGGCGATCGCGGCGATCGCCGCCTCCCCCGTCGACGTCGTCATCCTCGACCTCGGGCTGCCCGACATGGACGGCACGTCGGTCCTCGGCGTCGTGCGCGCCCTCGGCGAGACACCCGTCATCGTGGCCACGGCCCGCGACCAGGACAGCGACATCGTCCGCCTGCTCGACGCCGGCGCCGACGACTACCTGGTCAAGCCCTTCTCGGTCGCGCAGATCGACGCGCGGATCCGGGCGGTCCTGCGAAGGACCAGCGCGGGCGCTGAGGCCGTGCCGGCCCTCGCGGTCGGCGAGCTGCGGCTCGACCCGCGCTCCCGCGAGGCCACCCTGGCGGGGCGGCCCCTGGAGCTCTCCCGGCTCGAGTTCGACCTGCTCCACCTGCTGATGCAGCGTGCGGGAGAGGTGGTCTCGAAGCCGACGCTGCTGGCCGAGGTCTGGCGCCAGCCGTGGGGCGGTGCGGACCGGACCGTCGACGTGCACCTGTCGTGGCTGCGGCGCAAGCTCGGCGAGACCGCGGCGGAGCCGCGCTACCTGGTCAGCGTGCGCGGGGTCGGGGTCAAGCTCGTGGACCCGGGACAGCCGTCGTGA
- a CDS encoding Rieske (2Fe-2S) protein encodes MSAGNLSRRSVVAAVGAAPLLAACGAEAARQAAPAASVTPTPGATAHPSAGAGRGPAGAAPEGPSLLATSQVPVGGAVVVAAQSLVVTQPVAGEFRCFSSVCTHAGCTVRAGSPLVCPCHGSEFAIADGSVLRGPAATPLPERRIAVHDGEVRLA; translated from the coding sequence GTGTCCGCCGGGAACCTGAGCCGCCGTTCGGTGGTCGCGGCCGTGGGTGCTGCTCCGTTGCTGGCGGCATGTGGTGCCGAGGCGGCCCGGCAGGCGGCCCCCGCGGCGTCCGTGACGCCGACGCCCGGTGCCACGGCGCACCCGTCGGCTGGTGCCGGCCGGGGTCCGGCGGGGGCCGCCCCTGAGGGCCCCTCGCTGCTCGCCACGAGCCAGGTGCCGGTCGGGGGAGCGGTGGTCGTGGCCGCTCAGTCGCTCGTCGTCACCCAGCCCGTTGCGGGGGAGTTCCGCTGCTTCAGCTCGGTGTGCACGCACGCGGGATGCACGGTGCGGGCCGGCTCTCCGCTGGTCTGCCCGTGCCATGGGAGCGAGTTCGCGATCGCCGACGGGTCCGTGCTGCGCGGCCCTGCGGCCACGCCCCTCCCGGAACGCCGCATCGCGGTGCACGACGGTGAGGTCCGCCTGGCCTGA
- a CDS encoding sensor histidine kinase, translating into MRLRTQITVLGVGTALLVTVLAALPLAFLIHDHAWDEAQQRATYAAQSTADYMTAASYDQAHLASYVERLNRRAETPVTVLEPGGRSAGARLVGERLRDALRTTRPALGDGDEDNLGTVSRPRVTSTDGARLVQIFCQTRDGEARIVAVLEGTTVRSRIRAELATMVGVALLLVALAWVAAELVGARIVRPLRRTAATASALSSGDLTARAPESGPIEVAQVARELNALATRIGELLTMERENAADLSHRLRTPLTAVRLAVEALPPGPGRSDLEHHVAAVERSLTQTIRAARRGDREGLHPSCDAAAVARDRASFWRPLVEDQGRSWEVTLPEGEVRVRLAAEDLGDALDALLENAVAHTPEGTPLAVRVRGDASAGVVEVLDQGTGVPASALVRGRSDRGSSGLGLDIARRTAEASGGALELVTTPPWHGVRLLLGHAPD; encoded by the coding sequence GTGAGGCTCCGCACCCAGATCACCGTGCTCGGCGTCGGCACCGCTCTCCTGGTGACGGTCCTGGCTGCACTTCCGCTCGCCTTCCTCATCCACGACCACGCCTGGGACGAGGCACAGCAGCGCGCCACGTACGCGGCCCAGAGCACGGCCGACTACATGACGGCGGCCTCCTACGACCAGGCACACCTCGCGTCGTACGTCGAGCGGCTCAACCGCCGCGCCGAGACACCCGTCACCGTGCTCGAGCCCGGTGGTCGCTCGGCGGGCGCGCGGCTGGTCGGCGAGCGCCTCCGGGACGCTCTCCGCACGACCCGTCCCGCGCTCGGGGACGGCGACGAGGACAACCTCGGCACGGTGTCGCGTCCACGCGTGACGTCGACCGACGGCGCACGGCTGGTCCAGATCTTCTGCCAGACGCGCGACGGCGAGGCCCGCATCGTCGCCGTGCTCGAGGGCACCACCGTCCGGTCGAGGATCCGCGCCGAGCTGGCCACCATGGTCGGCGTCGCCCTCCTCCTGGTGGCGCTCGCGTGGGTGGCAGCCGAGCTGGTCGGCGCGCGCATCGTCCGCCCGCTGCGGCGTACGGCGGCGACCGCCAGCGCCCTGAGCTCGGGGGACCTGACCGCACGGGCACCCGAGTCGGGGCCGATCGAGGTGGCCCAGGTCGCCCGCGAGCTCAACGCGCTCGCGACCCGGATCGGGGAGCTGCTCACCATGGAGCGGGAGAACGCCGCCGACCTCTCGCACCGGCTCCGGACGCCGCTGACCGCCGTGCGGCTCGCCGTCGAGGCCCTGCCTCCCGGACCCGGCCGCTCCGACCTCGAGCACCACGTGGCCGCCGTCGAGCGCAGCCTGACGCAGACCATCCGCGCCGCCCGCAGGGGTGACCGCGAGGGCCTGCACCCGTCCTGCGACGCCGCCGCGGTCGCACGGGACCGGGCCTCCTTCTGGCGGCCACTGGTGGAGGACCAGGGCCGGTCGTGGGAGGTCACGCTCCCGGAGGGCGAGGTCCGGGTCCGGCTCGCGGCCGAGGACCTCGGCGACGCCCTCGACGCCCTCCTCGAGAACGCCGTCGCCCACACGCCGGAGGGCACCCCGCTGGCCGTGCGGGTGCGGGGCGACGCCTCCGCCGGCGTCGTGGAGGTGCTGGACCAGGGCACCGGCGTGCCCGCGTCCGCGCTCGTGCGCGGGCGGAGCGACCGCGGGTCCAGTGGCCTGGGCCTCGACATCGCGCGACGCACCGCCGAGGCGTCCGGCGGCGCGCTCGAGCTCGTGACGACCCCGCCGTGGCACGGCGTGCGTCTCCTCCTGGGTCACGCGCCCGACTGA